CCAACACCAGCATCACACAACTTCATCTCATTCCCATCCCAACACAACACACATCATTTAACATCACCTCATCCCCTATCACCCAACACACACCACCCAAGACACCACAACCTTCCCCCCCATCCCCACTATCCACCCCGACACAGCCCCAATCCATTATATCACCCGACACAGCCCCAATCCATTATATCACCCGACACAGCCCCAATCCATTATATCACCCGACACAGCCCCAATCCAATATATCACCCGACACAGCCCTAAACCACTATCTCACCCGACACAGCCCCAATCCATTATATCACCCGACACAGCCCCAATCCATTATATCACCCGACACAGCCCCAATCCATTATATCACCCGACACAGCCCCAATCCAATATATCACCCGACACAGCCCTAAACCACTATCTCACCCGACACAGCCCCGATGCAGCCCTCCCCAGCGTCTTGCGTAtaccccagcagcagcaccgagACAGCCAGGTGGTGCGTCGGGAGGTGTTTTATAACTCGGCTTAACACGGAGTTGTTTAATTAGCGCCGAGTAATGGGCGGCGTTCTCCATTAGCCTGGTGTCCCCGGCGAGAGGCAAGTAATTAGCGGCTCGTACTGATAagggagagacgaaaaaaaaagttataattaCTGAGCTGTCCAA
Above is a window of Eriocheir sinensis breed Jianghai 21 chromosome 8, ASM2467909v1, whole genome shotgun sequence DNA encoding:
- the LOC126995343 gene encoding uncharacterized protein LOC126995343, with translation MCGGGEYTTTFPPIPTIHPDTAPIHYITRHSPNPLYHPTQPQSIISPDTAPIQYITRHSPKPLSHPTQPQSIISPDTAPIHYITRHSPNPLYHPTQPQSNISPDTALNHYLTRHSPDAALPSVLRIPQQQHRDSQVVRREVFYNSA